A window of Sodalis praecaptivus genomic DNA:
TTGTCGCGCTGTTGGGGCCTTCCGGCTGCGGCAAATCCACCCTGCTGCAAATCATTAACGGCCTGCTGCCCGCCGACGCCGGTTCGGTCGTGCTTAACGGTGAGGATATCACCGGCCGACCGGGCAAAGGGCGCGGCATGGTTTTCCAGGGCTCGGATTTGCTGCCCTGGCGTTCGGCGCTGGAAAACGTGGCTTTCGGTCTGGAGCTGATGGGCGTGGGTAAAAAAGCGCGGCTGGCGCGCGCGCGCGACTATCTCAACATGGTGGGTCTACAGGGCTTCGCCGATGCCTGGCCGCATCAGCTTTCCGGCGGGATGCAGCAGCGCGTCGGTATCGCGCGCGCCTTTTGTATCCAGCCCTCGCTGCTGATGATGGACGAACCTTTTGGCGCGCTCGACGTGCAAACCCGTGATCTGCTGCAAGACGAGCTGCTCGGCATTTGGGAAGCGGAACCGAAAATGGTGCTGTTCGTCACCCACGGTATCGAAGAGGCGCTGTACCTGGCCGACCGCATCCTGGTCTACAGCAAGCGTCCGGCCCGGGTGCTCGAAGAAATTCGCGTTCCGTTTGAGCGGCCGCGGCGCGACGCCATGAAATGGGATCCGCACTTTGTGCAGTTGCGCCAGCATATCAGCGAACTGCTGCGTCATGACCGTATTGACTAAGAGGCTTGAAGCGTTATGGAATCACAATGGCCGTCCTGCGGACGGACGCTGGCGACACGGCTCGCCGCGCTAGATTATGAGCA
This region includes:
- a CDS encoding ABC transporter ATP-binding protein codes for the protein MTHLTVTGIDKSFGGTPVLSGQSLEVAAGEFVALLGPSGCGKSTLLQIINGLLPADAGSVVLNGEDITGRPGKGRGMVFQGSDLLPWRSALENVAFGLELMGVGKKARLARARDYLNMVGLQGFADAWPHQLSGGMQQRVGIARAFCIQPSLLMMDEPFGALDVQTRDLLQDELLGIWEAEPKMVLFVTHGIEEALYLADRILVYSKRPARVLEEIRVPFERPRRDAMKWDPHFVQLRQHISELLRHDRID